From the genome of Colletotrichum higginsianum IMI 349063 chromosome 4, whole genome shotgun sequence, one region includes:
- a CDS encoding Deoxyribose-phosphate aldolase, with translation MAANPTNTITVTLGQIAKMVDHSLLHPTMTDDDVLEGLRISKQYGVVTACVKPYSIPLAKKELAGTGVLVCPVIGFPHGNSTTEVKVLEADGAAAAGGSEIDMVVNVGKVLGGDWDYVAEEIRLVNDAVVRRGAVLKVIFENDYLQERHIVRLCEICSQVGVGFVKTSTGYGFVKQPNGLYTYSGATVPHLKLMRDHSRPEVQVKAAGGIRTLDDLLHVMSLGVTRVGATATVAIMEAAVARGITDEPTTVEFRLIGGSSSGGY, from the coding sequence ATGGCCGCCAAtcccaccaacaccatcacgGTGACCCTTGGACAGATTGCCAAGATGGTTGATCACTCCCTGCTCCACCCCACAAtgaccgacgacgacgtcctcgagggGCTCCGCATCTCCAAGCAGTACGGCGTGGTCACCGCATGCGTCAAGCCGTATTCCATCCCGCTCGCCAAGAAGGAGCTCGCAGGCACCGGCGTGCTCGTCTGCCCCGTCATCGGCTTCCCGCACGGGAACAGCACGACCGAGGTGAAGGTCTTGGAAGCCGACGGGGCCGCGGCGGCTGGCGGTAGCGAGATCGACATGgtcgtcaacgtcggcaaggtcctcggcggcgactgGGACTACGTGGCGGAGGAAATCCGGCTCGTCAACGACGCCGTGGTCAGGCGCGGCGCCGTGCTCAAGGTCATCTTTGAGAACGACTACCTGCAGGAGAGGCACATCGTTCGGCTGTGCGAGATCTGTTcccaggtcggcgtcggctttGTCAAGACGTCCACTGGATACGGCTTCGTCAAGCAGCCCAACGGCCTCTACACCTACTCCGGGGCGACGGTACCGCACCTGAAGCTCATGAGAGATCACTCGAGGCCGGAGGTCCAAGTCAAGGCGGCCGGAGGCATACGGACACTAGATGATTTGCTTCATGTCATGTCGCTGGGCGTCACCCGGGTCGGTGCAACGGCTACAGTTGCCATCATGGAAGCTGCTGTGGCGAGGGGGATTACTGATGAGCCAACCACCGTGGAGTTTAGGCTCATCGGCGGCTCGTCTTCGGGAGGCTATTGA
- a CDS encoding dimethylaniline monooxygenase 2, protein MASSIKPPSVAVIGAGATGISMLKTLREDGFDARLFERRGRVGGLWSYTDDKTMTTALPSKPPSAHRPPTGHWTLLISLSATRAVISKYTCGFTDFPMPDKYGPHLTQRDFEEYMESYAEQFDLYKHMTFNTTVKQVTRNADGSKWRVEMIKSGIPEYQEFDKVVLCHGYQTKPKMPSYERQEEYEGLLLHSQQFRKPEDFKGKKVVLVGLSATLSDVVSVLVKQADKVYISHRNGGMIMGRWRKGVPTDLLITRARRQMSYFLQSHFPNLSNRLVMLATGFLMKEHGKLDPSWRLLDNLAPLSLHLSGCIDTTVELLREGRVASLHGIQRFLGGKSIEFTDGTILDDVDAVICCTGYSADFDLIPFVEMSKPATDTAGNPYGGRPIARLYMNLFPPSHADSIAILAYSMYGKNNGFSFSDVTSMAISNIWRGISADMMPPRREMERAIDRHHQWIADRWTLENRSDPSAVKQWEFQGFLHKAAGTGMENLGWGWRGWVAWFKDPYMSYLMNHGVETAHAFRYFETGKRKTWDGAREAIIHMNKLVRQLKSRK, encoded by the exons ATGGCTAGCAGTATCAAGCCACCGTCCGTAGCGGTGATCGGAGCAG GTGCGACCGGCATTTCCATGCTCAAGACGTTGCGCGAGGATGGTTTCGACGCGAGACTGTTCGAGAGAAGAGGCCGCGTTGGCGGTCTTTGGTCCTATACCGACGACAAGACAATGACCACAGCCCTTCCGAGTAAGCCTCCCTCGGCTCACCGGCCGCCCACTGGCCATTGGACCCTTCTAATATCTCTCTCAGCCACCCGTGCAGTCATCAGCAAGTACACTTGTGGTTTCACAGACTTTCCGATGCCAGATA AGTATGGGCCTCACCTGACTCAGCGAGATTTTGAGGAGTACATGGAGTCCTACGCCGAGCAATTTGATCTCTACAAGCACATGACTTTCAACACCACCGTCAAGCAGGTGACACGAAACGCCGACGGATCAAAGTGGCGAGTCGAGATGATCAAATCAGGCATCCCGGAGTATCAGGAGTTCGACAAGGTGGTTTTGTGCCACGGCTATCAGACTAAACCAAAAATGCCATCATATGAAAGGCAAGAAGAATATGAAGGTCTTCTCCTTCACTCACAGCAGTTCCGCAA GCCAGAAGATTTCAAGGGGAAAaaagtcgtcctcgtcgggctGAGCGCTACCCTGAGCGACGTGGTGTCTGTTCTCGTCAAGCAAGCAGACAAAGTCTACATCTCGCACCGCAACGGCGGCATGATCATGGGCCGCTGGCGGAAGGGTGTCCCGACAGACCTGCTCATCACTCGTGCCCGCAGGCAGATGTCTTACTTCCTGCAGAGCCACTTTCCCAACTTGAGCAACAGGCTTGTGATGCTCGCCACCGGCTTCCTCATGAAGGAGCACGGCAAGCTGGACCCCTCGTGGCGGCTGCTCGATAACTTGGCCCCGCTCAGTCTGCATCTCTCCGGATGTATAGACACCACCGTCGAGTTGCTCCGCGAGGGCAGGGTCGCCTCTCTACACGGGATACAGCGGTTCCTCGGAGGGAAGTCCATCGAGTTCACCGACGGAACAAtcctggacgacgtcgacgccgtcatctgcTGCACGGGTTACTCGGCAGACTTCGACCTGATCCCCTTCGTCGAGATGAGCAAGCCCGCGACGGACACCGCTGGGAACCCCTACGGCGGGCGTCCCATCGCCCGGCTGTACATGAACCTTTTCCCGCCATCGCACGCGGACAGcatcgccatcctcgcctACTCGATGTACGGCAAGAACAACGGGTTTTCCTTCTCGGATGTCACGTCCATGGCCATCAGCAACATCTGGCGCGGCATCAGCGCCGACatgatgccgccgcggcgcgAGATGGAGCGCGCCATCGACCGGCACCACCAGTGGATCGCGGACCGCTGGACGCTCGAGAACAGGTCCGACCCGAGCGCCGTCAAGCAGTGGGAGTTCCAGGGCTTCCTACACAAAGCCGCGGGGACCGGCATGGAGAACCTCGGCTGGGGGTGGCGCGGCTGGGTCGCCTGGTTCAAGGACCCGTACATGAGCTATCTCATGAACCACGGCGTCGAGACGGCGCACGCATTCAGGTACTTTGAGAccgggaagaggaagactTGGGACGGCGCCAGAGAGGCCATCATCCATATGAACAAGCTGGTGAGGCAACTCAAGTCAAGGAAGTGA
- a CDS encoding Zinc-binding dehydrogenase codes for MEIEIPAVHPAVAVKAPREPLIIIDAPTYPPEAGEVIVRVEWTSSTPYHLHQADGGLLIDMFPRILGDTFAGTVLLVGPGPHHVHLQVGDKVLGYSFRDDKDGKEKAAQTLITVPTFLLGKMPRGLTMQEAVTVPDNIVTVFQAAVVDLGLPLPWPVPEGWTPPEADAPILLWGGAGSVGMYAIEVFRHWGYRNLVVVASPRHHEYLRSLGATVCFDYRDARVVQRIREYLGPGGVPYVIDCIGHLTGSLKPITQLAERGTKVAVMLPVVIKDPTEIEAPVYQMTEPAEGQWKEGVVVKGVRTHFYLKNKLFKDKMQCEIIPALLEQKVVRPNPQRIVEGDTLLERAQDSIVLLRNKAVSGERLVWRVSEDSAVF; via the exons ATGGAAATCGAAATCCCGGCAGTGCACCCGGCggtcgccgtcaaggccccGAGGGAGCcgctcatcatcatcgacgcTCCGACATACCcgcccgaggccggcgaggtcatCGTCAGGGTGGAGtggacctcctcgacgccctaCCACCTGCAccaggccgacggcgggctGCTGATCGACATGTTCCCCCGGATCCTGGGCGACACCTTCGCGGGCACcgtgctcctcgtcggccccgGCCCGCACCACGTCCATCTCCAGGTCGGCGACAAGGTGCTCGGGTACTCGTTCCgcgacgacaaggacggcaaggagaaggcggcgcagACCCTCATCACCGTCCCGACCTTCCTGCTGGGCAAGATGCCCCGCGGCCTGACCATGCAGGAGGCCGTGACGGTGCCCGACAACATCGTCACCGTCttccaggccgccgtcgtcgacctcggcctgccgctgccgtgGCCTGTGCCGGAGGGCTGGACGCCCCCGGAGGCCGATGCGCCGATCCTGCtctggggcggcgccgggagCGTCGGCATGTACGCCATCGAGGTCTTCCGGCACTGGGGCTACCGgaacctcgtcgtcgttgcgaGCCCCAGACACCACGAGTACCTCCGATCGCTCGGCGCGACGGTCTGCTTCGACTACCGCGACGCGCGCGTCGTGCAGCGCATCCGGGAGTATCTGGGCCCGGGAGGCGTGCCGTACGTCATCGACTGCATCGGCCACCTGACGGGGTCGCTCAAACCCATCACGCAGCTCGCCGAACGAGGAACAAAGGTCGCCGTCATGCTGCCTGTCGTCATCAAAGACCCGACCGAGATCGAGGCTCCCGTCTATCAAATGACGGAGCCCGCCGAGGGCCAGTGGAAGGAGggtgtcgtcgtcaaggGTGTGAGGACACATTTTTACCTCAAG AACAAGCTGTTCAAGGACAAGATGCAATGTGAGATCATCCCGGCGCTGCTAGAGCAGAAGGTGGTGCGGCCGAACCCACAAAGAATAGTCGAAGGGGACACGCTATTAGAGCGTGCGCAGGACTCCATTGTGCTCTTGAGAAACAAGGCGGTGAGTGGCGAAAGGCTTGTATGGAGAGTATCGGAGGACAGTGCCGTCTTCTGA
- a CDS encoding CFEM domain-containing protein: MDDWTIIAAMIALIPSDIGSQILVDLGLGRDIWTVPPENITEILLLFFVEELLYAFVVAITKISILLFYLRLFREPWFRKSCYAIMGVNAVYGVGQVLAIALVCNPVDYNWTRWDGKHVGSFSGGLFSSETSTDFHSFQCGNITLMTYINGGVNITLDFVLFFLPVTQFINVSWTQKKKIGVSVIFLVGLL, translated from the exons ATGGACGATTGGACAATCATTGCCGCTATGATTGCCCTGATACCATCGGATATCGGGTCTCAGATAC TGGTCGACCTGGGCCTAGGGAGAGATATATGGACGGTCCCTCCTGAAAACATTACCGAGATACTACTT CTATTCTTCGTCGAGGAGTTACTTTACGCGTTTGTGGTCGCAATCACCAAAATTTCCATCCTCCTGTTCTATCTTCGTCTGTTCCGCGAACCGTGGTTTCGGAAAAGCTGTTACGCAATTATGGGCGTGAACGCCGTCTACGGTGTTGGCCAAGTACTCGCAATCGCCTTGGTTTGCAACCCGGTTGATTACAACTGGACACGGTGGGATGGAAAGCACGTAGGAAGT TTCTCTGGAGGACTATTCAGCTCAGAAACGTCGACTGACTTCCATTCATTCCAGTGCGGCAACATTACGCTCATGACATACATCAACGGGGGGGTCAACATCACCTTGGACtttgttcttttttttctgccAGTGACGCAGTT TATCAACGTCTCCTGGacccagaagaagaagatcggCGTCAGCGTCATATTTCTTGTCGGCCTTTTGTGA
- a CDS encoding Aryl-alcohol dehydrogenase AAD14 has translation MSNFLAPAPEPPTELGRLRVLSPNAGIRVSPLALGAMSIGDAWAEGMGAMNKEQSFKLLDAFFEAGGNFIDTANGYQDEQSEQWIGEWMRERGIREQIVLATKYTSDYKSHSLGKGHTANFTGNHRRSLHTSVRDSLEKLGTDYIDILYLHWWDYTTSIKEIVDSLHILVEQGKVLYLGISDTPAWVVSAANTYAIDHGKTPFSVYQGRWSVMHRDFERDILPMAKMFGMALCPWDVLGSGKFQSKKAVEERRKAGEGLRSFVSTGQQTETEIKISEALEKVAGEHGTESVTAVALAYVRSKAANVIPIVGGRKVEHLRANIDALTIRLTDEQIAYLESVREFDVGFPNNFLGEDPNITGKSVRLSRAAHMSFPNAGRQTSV, from the coding sequence ATGTCGAACTTCTTGGCACCCGCGCCTGAACCACCCACTGAGCTGGGTAGGCTGCGCGTGCTCTCCCCCAACGCCGGCATCCGCGTGTCCCCTCTTGCGCTGGGCGCCATGTCGATCGGCGATGCGTGGGCCGAGGGGATGGGCGCCATGAACAAGGAGCAGTCCTTCAAGCTCCTGGACGCCTtcttcgaggccggcggcaactTCATCGACACCGCGAACGGCTACCAGGACGAGCAGTCGGAGCAGTGGATCGGCGAGTGGATGAGGGAACGGGGCATCCGGGAACAGATCGTGCTCGCGACCAAGTACACGTCCGACTACAAGAGCCACTCCCTGGGCAAGGGCCACACCGCCAACTTCACCGGGAACCACCGCCGGAGCCTGCACACGAGCGTGCGGGACTCCctggagaagctgggcaCCGACTACATCGACATCCTGTACCTGCACTGGTGGGACTACACGACCTCGATCAAGGAGATCGTGGACTCGCTCcacatcctcgtcgagcagggcaaGGTCCTCTACCTCGGCATCTCGGACACGCCCGCCTGGGTCGTCAGCGCGGCCAACACGTACGCCATCGACCACGGCAAGACCCCCTTCAGCGTGTACCAGGGCCGGTGGAGCGTGATGCACCGCGACTTCGAGCGCGACATCCTGCCAATGGCCAAGATGTTCGGCATGGCCCTCTGCCCGTGGGACGTCCTGGGGTCCGGCAAGTTCCagtcgaagaaggccgtcgaggagcgcaggaaggccggcgaggggcTGCGTTCGTTCGTCAGCACGGGGCAGcagacggagacggagatcAAGATCAGCGAGGCGCTCGAGaaggtcgccggcgagcaCGGCACCGAGAGCGTCACGGCCGTCGCGCTGGCCTACGTCCGCAGCAAGGCCGCCAACGTCATCCCCATCGTGGGCGGGCGCAAGGTGGAGCATCTGAGGGCCAACATCGACGCGCTCACCATCAGGCTCACGGACGAGCAGATTGCGTACCTGGAGAGCGTCAGGGAGTTTGACGTCGGCTTCCCGAACAACTTCTTGGGCGAGGACCCCAACATCACCGGCAAGTCGGTCAGGCTCTCACGCGCCGCCCACATGTCATTTCCCAATGCGGGCCGGCAGACCAGCGTCTGA
- a CDS encoding Tall aerial hyphae-4, with protein sequence MQIVNVSSSPNFWEAINTYAVSFVALHFFTAGVALSIIMSLDPLSLESYESKMGIRRLIGVHSQLRSKSIVAEQSLEILKKLMKIIMAKETDMMLHVDESPESTGEATQQRMEREQGPRSPVQRVTHDTIVASDTTLDARDGMDRTTQDLSPLRDATTAHLDFCEDPMITQALTEFEQSK encoded by the coding sequence ATGCAGATTGTCAACGTCAGTTCCAGCCCAAATTTCTGGGAAGCCATCAACACGTACGCCGTATCCTTCGTGGCGTTGCATTTCTTCACCGCCGGCGTTGCTCTTTCCATCATAATGAGCCTCGACCCCTTGAGCCTGGAGTCGTACGAGTCCAAGATGGGGATCCGGCGGCTGATCGGGGTACATTCCCAGCTCAGGTCGAAATCCATCGTTGCCGAGCAGAGCCTGGAAATCTTGAAGAAGCTCATGAAGATCATCATGGCGAAAGAGACCGACATGATGCTTCATGTCGACGAGTCTCCGGAGTCCACAGGCGAGGCCACCCAGCAACGGATGGAGCGCGAGCAGGGTCCAAGAAGTCCGGTTCAACGAGTGACCCACGacaccatcgtcgcctcGGACACGACTCTGGATGCCAGAGACGGCATGGATCGCACAACACAGGATCTCTCCCCTTTGCGGGATGCTACTACGGCGCATTTAGACTTCTGCGAGGATCCTATGATAACCCAAGCGCTGACCGAGTTTGAACAGAGCAAGTAG
- a CDS encoding MFS hexose transporter: MSDEEKKDNAAHLEHPEAQAQLADLGNQDDHDLGKWESFRKYPKASFWCIYAVWCVLVLSFENQAGGSILSIPEFRKDFGNFYQGDYVLDAKWQAAFNGAPVASAVVGALGSGNLADWLGRKTVIAIALGISFVGITLEFIATTNELFFGGKFLNGFAIGALASVTVTYIGEDPGTDAGYPQITPLALRGLFTCLSALSYTLGPLVVALIINETGTFTNRWAYRAVFCAQYGFAAIAAILLPFMPESPWYLAMKDRDEKALKSLAKLGHPGDEGRIRLAVIRRTLDQVSRETAGASYLECFRKSNLRRTIISVSPLCIQSLSGIMFAASYFTYYMQLAGYSTADSFKLQIVQQCCSLIGNVMSWYLVDKMGRRPLTVYGLAVLTVILLVTGGLALPGTLSFNRGTVALLLLYCWWYNVTIGATAYTVLAEVSTSRLRIKTIALGLAMQNGLNTMWSFVLPYLFNPDQLNLGAKLAFIFGGLAVISLVHLWFNLPETAGRTYEELDEMFMKKIPARKFKEYTPDAAVRGQAVKTAMDKENNL, encoded by the exons ATGTctgacgaggagaagaaggacaacgCCGCCCACCTCGAGCACcccgaggcccaggcccaACTCGCCGACTTGGGCAACCAGGACGACCACGACCTCGGGAAGTGGGAGTCCTTCAGGAAGTACCCCAAGGCCTCGTTCTGGTGCATCTACGCCGTCTGGTGCGTCCTCGTCCTGAGCTTCGAGAACCAGGCGGGCGGTAGCATCTTGAGCATCCCCGAGTTCCGGAAAGACTTTGGCAACTTCTACCAGGGAGACTACGTCCTGGACGCAAAATGGCAAGCCGCCTTCAACGGCGCGCCCGTTGCTTC TGCCGTCGTTGGTGCGTTGGGAAGCGGTAACCTCGCGGACTGGCTCGGCCGAAAGACggtcatcgccatcgccctcggcatctCGTTCGTTGGCATCACACTGGAGTTCATTGCAACTACGAATGAGCTGTTCTTCGGGGGAAAATTCTTGAACGGTTTTGCTATCGGTGCTCTGGCTTCGGTCACCGTCACTTACATCGGAGAG GACCCAGGAACTGACGCCGGCTATCCCCAGATCACCCCACTTGCCCTCCGTGGCCTCTTTACCTGTCTCTCGGCCCTCTCCTACACCCTCGgccccctcgtcgtcgcccttaTCATCAACGAGACCGGCACGTTCACCAACCGCTGGGCCTACCGCGCCGTCTTCTGCGCCCAGTACGGCTTCGCGGCAATCGcggccatcctcctccccttcatGCCCGAGAGCCCCTGGTACCTCGCCATGAAAGACAGAGACGAGAAGGCTCTGAAGAGCTTAGCCAAGCTCGGGCaccccggcgacgagggccgcaTCCGGCTCGCCGTGATCCGGCGGACGCTGGATCAGGTCAGCCGCGAgaccgccggcgccagcTACCTCGAGTGCTTCCGCAAGTCGAACCTGCGCCGGACCATCATCAGCGTCTCCCCGCTCTGCATCCAGAGCCTGTCGGGAATCATGTTCGCCGCGTCCTACTTCACGTACTACATGCAGCTAGCCGGCTACAGCACCGCCGACAGCTTCAAGCTCCAGATCGTCCAGCAGTGCTGCTCGCTCATCGGCAACGTCATGTCCTGGTACCTGGTCGACAAGATGGGCCGCCGGCCCCTGACCGTCTACGGGCTCGCCGTCCTGaccgtcatcctcctcgtcaccggcggcctGGCCCTCCCCGGGACGCTCTCGTTCAACAGGGGCACCGtggcgctgctcctcctctACTGCTGGTGGTACAACGTCACGATCGGTGCCACCGCCTACACggtcctcgccgaggtgTCGACGTCGCGTCTACGCATCAAGACCATCGCCCTCGGGCTCGCGATGCAGAACGGGTTGAACACGATGTGGAGCTTTGTGCTGCCGTACCTCTTCAACCCCGACCAGCTGAATCTCGGGGCCAAGCTCGCTTTCATCTTTGGCGGCCTGGCGGTCATTTCGTTGGTGCACCTGTGGTTCAACTTGCCCGAGACGGCCGGTAGAACCTACGAAGAGCTGGACGAGATGTTCATGAAGAAGATCCCTGCCCGCAAGTTCAAGGAGTACACCCCTGACGCTGCGGTCAGAGGCCAAGCCGTAAAAACGGCCATGGACAAGGAGAATAACCTTTGA
- a CDS encoding Integral membrane protein — MKSCVVAGLAFIATDTAIASTLLPPADPPGVTSPASTGPALEASQQTAASLPSCATGCIAAELPKSACNATDFQCICTNQQLNAAIGICLSQNCTVVESLRKPRVWCLSTSLAD, encoded by the exons ATGAAGTCGTGTGTTGTAGCTGGCCTGGCTTTCATCGCCACCGATACGGCAATTGCATCGACTTTGCTGCCGCCCGCGGATCCGCCTGGTGTAACATCACCAGCTTCTACTGGTCCAGCATTGGAGGCGTCACAGCAAACGGCTGCTTCGCTACCATCATGCGCA ACGGGCTGCATCGCTGCGGAACTACCCAAGTCAGCATGCAATGCCACCGACTTCCAGTGCATCTGCACGAACCAACAACTCAACGCTGCCATTGGCATATGCTTGTCGCAGAACTGCACCGTCGTCGAGTCTCTCCGTAAGCCGCGAGTTTGGTGTCTTTCCACTTCTTTGGCCGATTAG
- a CDS encoding glycosyl hydrolase family 61 gives MKISAVVLGLAVSVSGHAIFQKLSVNGVDQGALKGVRATSSNNPIQNVNDGGFACNNNIQYKDSNVISVPAGAKVGAWWGHVIGGPQGSNDPDHPIAASHKGPIIAYLAKVDNAASTGTAGLKWFKAAEAGLSGSTWAVDTMIANGGWHYFTLPSCVAPGDYLLRVELIALHGASVQGEAQFYMGCAQIRVTGSGNNAGSSFVSFPGAYSASHPGILVSIYDNTGRPTNGGRPYSIPGPAVISCSGGSGGSGGGGSPPPTSSSPPPTSSAPSNSGGSGAPLYGQCGGKGWTGATTCATGTCKVSNEHYSQCLP, from the exons ATGAAGATCTCGGCAGTagtcctcggcctcgccgtcagTGTTTCCGGCCATGCCATCTTCCAGAAGCTCTCGgtcaacggcgtcgaccAGGGCGCTCTGAAGGGGGTCCGGGCCACCTCCAGCAACAACCCGATCCAGAACGTCaacgacggcggcttcgcttgcaacaacaacatccaGTACAAGGACAGCAACGTCATCTCCGTCCCGGCGGGCGCCAAGGTCGGTGCCTGGTGGGGGCATGTCATTGGAGGTCCCCAGGGGAGCAACGATCCCGACCATCCCATCGCTGCGAGCCACAAAG GTCCCATCATTGCTTAcctcgccaaggtcgacaaCGCCGCAAGCACCGGCACGGCCGGACTCAAGTGGTTCaaagccgccgaggccggtcTCAGCGGGAGCACGTGGGCCGTCGATACCATGATCGCCAACGGAGGATGGCACTACTTCACGCTGCCCTCGTGTGTCGCCCCCGGCGACTACTTGTTGCGAGTGGAGCTCATCGCCCTGCACGGAGCCTCGGTCCAAGGCGAGGCGCAGTTCTACATGGGATGCGCGCA GATCCGCGTCACTGGCTCCGGGAACAACGCCGGCTCCAGCTTCGTCAGCTTCCCCGGCGCCTATTCCGCATCGCACCCCGGCATTCTGGTCAGCATCTACGACAACACCGGCAGGCCCACCAACGGCGGCCGACCCTACTCGATCCCGGGCCCCGCCGTCATCAGCTgctccggcggcagcggcggcagcggcggcggcggctccccACCTCCtacgtcgtcgagcccgccCCCAACCAGCTCGGCACCGTCCAACAGCGGGGGCTCCGGCGCGCCCCTCTACGGACAATGCGGCGGAAAGGGGTGGACCGGTGCGACTACGTGCGCGACTGGCACCTGCAAGGTCTCGAACGAGCACTACAGTCAGTGTTTGCCGTAA
- a CDS encoding Cellulose-binding protein codes for MSQTTDFQTFPDKPRVFVLTDISNEPDDAESLVRYLLYSNQFQTEGLVAVSSTWMKNKVCPQDIHKILDAYAGAVDNLNKHTHPEFPYPSADSLRALVKSGPPVYGFAGVGADKPLTDGAQLLLERVEAPSPEPLWVLVWGGTNVLAQVLLTIRDKHSAEEAARLRAKLRVYTISDQDDTSAWIRTQFPDVFYISSIHGWNQYGLAAWTGISGDKYYGFDQGGPDFSKVSKPWIKENIQIGPLGSAYPDFLFIPEGDTPTFLYLIQNGLGDREHPEYGSWGGRYALTDASDAGQRGRHYSDMSDSVVGVDGKTYRSNQASIWRWRDTFQNDFAARIQWSLNPDVASTNHHPIVIVNGSRTLAPLHFEAEAGSTIELDASQTYDPDGDDLVFKWWQYREPSATQWLVHFEVSELGIEKLDAQGRKIRVTVPEPEKSCMDLISRQPLARGQLLHLILEVTDSGTPALTSYRRVLIQATNKDLRGGKPLKEGEELNAIGDAMKDYTG; via the exons ATGTCCCAGACAACCGACTTCCAGACGTTCCCCGACAAGCCCAGAGTCTTCGTCCTCACAGATATCTCCAACGaacccgacgacgccgagtcTCTCGTCCGCTACCTCCTCTACTCCAACCAGTTCCAGACCgaaggcctcgtcgccgttTCGTCGACATGGATGAAGAACAAGGTCTGCCCGCAGGACATCCACAAGATCCTCGACGCCTACGCCGGGGCCGTCGACAATctcaacaaacacacacatcCCGAATTCCCATACCCGTCAGCCGATAGTCTGCGAGCGCTGGTCAAGTCGGGCCCACCA GTGTACGGCTttgccggcgtcggcgccgacaagcCCTTGACCGACGGCGCACAACTGCTCCTCGAGAGGGTCGAGGCCCCCTCGCCAGAACCCCTCTGGGTCCTCGTCTGGGGCGGCACCAACGTCCTCGCCCAGGTCCTCCTGACCATCCGCGACAAGCACTCGGCCGAGGAAGCGGCCAGGCTGCGCGCGAAGCTGCGAGTCTACACCATCTCCGACCAGGACGACACCTCGGCCTGGATCCGCACCCAGTTCCCCGACGTCTTCTACATCTCCTCCATCCACGGCTGGAACCAgtacggcctcgccgcctggACCGGCATCTCCGGCGACAAGTACTACGGCTTCGACCAGGGCGGGCCCGACTTCTCAAAGGTCTCGAAGCCGTGGATCAAGGAGAACATCCAGATCGGGCCCCTGGGCTCGGCGTACCCCGACTTCCTCTTCATTCCCGAGGGCGACACGCCGACGTTCCTCTACCTCATCCAgaacggcctcggcgaccgcGAGCACCCCGAATACGGCTCGTGGGGCGGTCGCTACGCCTTGACGGACGCCAGCGACGCCGGGCAGCGGGGGAGGCACTACAGCGACATGTCGGACtcggtcgtcggcgtcgacggcaagaCGTACCGCTCCAACCAGGCCTCCATCTGGAGGTGGCGCGATACCTTCCAGAACGACTTCGCCGCCCGCATACAGTGGTCTCTCAACCCCGACGTCGCCTCCACGAACCACCACCcgatcgtcatcgtcaacggCTCCCGGACGCTGGCGCCGCTGCacttcgaggccgaggccggatCGACCATCGAGCTGGACGCGTCGCAGACGTACGAcccggacggcgacgacctgGTATTCAAGTGGTGGCAGTACCGCGAGCCCAGCGCCACGCAGTGGCTGGTGCACTTTGAGGTCTCGGAGCTCGgcatcgagaagctcgacgccCAGGGGAGGAAGATCCGGGTCAcggtgccggagccggagaagTCGTGCATGGACCTGATCAGCCGGCAGCCCCTGGCCAGGGGCCAGCTGCTGCACCTCATCTTGGAGGTGACGGACAGCGGCACGCCCGCTTTGACGAGCTATCGCCGGGTGTTGATCCAGGCTACGAATAAGGACCTGAGAGGCGGGAAGCCGCtgaaggaaggggaggagtTGAATGCCATCGGCGACGCCATGAAGGACTACACTGGCTGA